DNA sequence from the Thermococcus gammatolerans EJ3 genome:
TGCCAACGCTTAAATCGGTTAACGTCTATCCGGTAGATGATGTGAAGAAGGGTGAAGAGCTCGTGGGCTTCCTCGTGGAGGTGTAACCAGGGAATGGAAATCGAGGTTAAATTTCGCGTGAATTTTGAGGAAGCCAAGAAAAAGCTGGAAGTCCTCGGGGCCCGATTGCTCAGAACGGAAGAGCAGGAAGATCTCTATTTCTCCCTTCCACCGAACGAACTGTTGAGAATAAGGAGGATCAGAAATCTCGGGAAGACTTACCTGACCCACAAGCTCATCGTGGATCCCGGCAGAAACGAAGAGTTCGATGAAATCGAAGTCGAAGTCTCGGGTTTTGAAGAAATGAGGAAGATACTGAGGCGTCTCGGCCTCCAGGAGGACGTGCTGATAAGGAAGCACCGTCTCGTTTACCGGCTTGGCGATGTTACCTTCGAGCTCAACCGGGTTGAGGGAATAGGAGAGTTTCTGGACATTGAGGTGATTTCCGAGAATCCCAAGGAGGCCAGGGAGAAGATATGGGAGTCCGCAAGAAAGTTGGGACTCGATGAAAACGACGTTGAGCCCCGGCTTTATACAGAGTTAATGAAAGAGAAAAACGGTTAAACCAGTTTTTCAAGAGTTTCCTTTGCTATATCACCGAGTTTTACCCACCTCTTTCCCTCGAAGGGTAATATAACCTTGTCCTCAACGTTAACAAACTCCTTCACGAGGCCTTCAAGCTCCTTTATCCCAAACTCGCCGATGAGAACCAGCATGAAGCCCTTTTGGTTCAGATCTCCCTCCCTCAGAACGCGCTCCGCTTCCTTCATGAACAGTTCCCAGTACTTTCTTGTAACGTCGGGAAGATCCTTTGCGAGGCGGTAGAGGAGTATCATTGCGTTCTCGCGAACGTAGGGATTGCGTGACTCCACGAGGCCCAGAAGCCTTTTAACGGTTTCTTCATTGAGATGGGGCTTTATCACGTCGGGGTTGCTGTCCATGACCATCGTTAGGGTGAGAAGGGCATCACCAACAATACCGGGATTGGAGTCTTGGAGGAGCTCAAACAGTGCCTCACGAACCTTTTTGTCCCTAGCCGCGTCCTCAACGACCATCTGGATCTGATCGCTCTCGAGCATCTTTTTGACTTTACCCTTTTTTGATCCGAATGAGAAGAATGCCATGGTGTTTCACCATTTGAGTGCTTCAACGTCAACACTTAAAAACTTCTCCCCCCTTAATCATACGCCATGTTCATGCCTAGAGTATTGGAAAGAGCTTTCCTTAGACCGTTTGCTATTAGCTCCCTCTTAGTGATCTCTCTAGTGATCCTATCCCGCTCCCTCTGCCCCTGCTGGGCTGTTGTCTTAGTCTGGCTACTTGGCCTCCCTCTGGTGAACCTTGCCTTTCCCAATTCTTCACTGGCAGTTAAGCTTTCAATAGCCCCAGCAGTGGGGATCTCGATTTTGGCTATTGTTTTCCATCTTTTCAGTCTATTGGGGATTGGAATAACGGTCGGAGCGGTTTTTCTCGTTGTGTTGACCTTTGTACTGCTGGTTATCTCATGGCAGGAGTTAAGCGGGTTATTGAAAACTCTTCCCCGTGAGAGGGACGACCTTCTCAAGTGGGGCGTTCCCATACTGGTCATGGTGATGATCCACTGGGCGGTTTACACGTACCCCACCGACAACGTTGACAACTTCTTCCACGCGACTAAAATCGAGTACATGCTCAGGTACGATACCACCTATCCCAAGGTTGTTCCAATCTTTAACATCCTAACTTATCCCGCCGGCTATCACTCCCTCGCATCTTTCATAATGCTCCTGAGCGGGGAAAGGGTGATACCCAAGGTCATGCTGGAACTCAGGCTCTGGGAGTGGGTCTTTCTGGCCATGGGTCTTTACGCCCTCTCCTACACATGGTTCGGGAAGAAAGTTGCAAACTACACTCTTCTGACTATGTTAGGGGTGAACATACTCCACTACTACCTCTTGGTTTATATAGCTCCAAACTTTCTTGGATTCTACTTCTTTGCAGTTCTCCTCGCCATTTTCGTCGAGGTGTACAAAAGGCCCGATAAGCGAAAATATCCCCTTCTGGTTCTCACGAGTGTGGGTGCCATCCTGGTTCACCCCTACAGCTATCAGAACTACGTCTTTGTGGCCGCGGTTTACCTCGGCCTTAAGCTCCTCTTCGATGGCTTGAGCACCCGTAACTTAACCTCATTTTTAAAACAGGCCATCACATTTTTTGCGGTTCCCCTTTTCGTCCACGCCATTGTTGATCCCTACTTCTGGTTTCCTTCCCTGGTCCACATAAAAATTGAGTACCCTTGGGCCTCTTATATAGGGGTTGCTTTGTCCAAGCTCTCCCTCTTCCATGGTAAAGGATCTAGGGACACTTGGTGGTATTTTGAACTCTTTACAAAATGGGCAACGGTGAGGAACGACAACTACCTCGGAACAATATTCACGTTTCTCGGTGGGGTTTTCCTCCTATATAAAAGGGAGTATCGGAGAAAAGGGGCCTCACTCGTAGTTTTTTCCGCCTTCGTCCTCCTCCTAATCCTTGACAGGCTGACGGTAAACGTCTCCGTACCATTCTACAGCACGGCCGCAATAGAGAGGATGTTCCTCTGGCTGGTCCCCGTGCTTCCCGTTTTCGCCGGGACTGGGCTCCTATGGTTCCGCGAGCTCGTGTTCGGACTGCCGGTGCGGGAAGTGAGTAAGAAGCTCTTCTATCTGAGCGTTGTTGGAGCGTTCTTCCTGACCCCTGCCTTGGGGACGGCCTACGACCTCCTCTCAGCGGAGGCGAACTTCTACGTCAGGGCTGACAACCTTGATGACTTCCACTGGATCTCCACCCATTTCCCTAACGTTACCATCCTGAACTCCTGCACATTGGACTCTGCACAGTGGATGCCCTTCTTCGAGCCTTCCAGTGGTGTGAAGGTAATGTTCAACAGCAGGATTAAGAGGTGTAGGATAGGTAACATTACCCCATCCATCTTTTTGGAGAGGTTGCTGAACGAAAGCGCTGTCCTTCCAGGTTACATCGCCTACATCGATACCAACGCCCCCAGTCTCAATCCGCTGGAGCTCTTTCAGGAGTACAAGCTCCTGAAGACGAACGGGAACAACTGGGTTTTTGACCTTTCTTCTAAGGACACATCGACGAACGAGAGAAAAGCTGCCGCCGCCCTGAGGGTCTGCAGCGATTTGATCCCCGGCAATACCGAGAGGTACGGAAGATACTTTGTCTACGGCTTTGGAAAGAAGTACTTTGGCATAAGGAGGATGTACCTTGAGGGTTTAGATTACGCCTGGATAAAGGGCAGAAAGGGAGTGATAGGATTCGCTCCATGCAGGGAATACGGAGGTTTCGTTATAGACCTCTATTCTCCCCAGAGCCAGTCTCTGAACGTTACTGTAAACGGGAAACTGGTGGGGGAGTTTAAGCTTGATGCAGGAGAAAACAGGCTCAATATCCCAGCTGAACTTCAAAAGGACAGGGTTGTCTTCTTATCCATGTCCTCAGAGAAGGGTCCTCTCTTCGTGCGGTTCATTAAACTGCTTCCCCGATCTTGAGCTCGGAAAGGTTTATTATTTGTCATCTTAGAATCCTCACGTGATCTCAGGTTTCCATAATGGGGGGGTAACATGAAGGCTGAAACCAAAAAAATCCTGTCGCTCTCGGTGTTAATCCTGTATTACCTGCTGACCCGCCTATGGAACATGTCGGGAACAATGAACGAGTACTTCGACTACGATGAGGGAACTTACCTGATGATCGCGAGGCTGATTAACCATGGCGTTCTCCCGTATAGGGACGTCTTCGCAGTTCACCCCCCGCTTTACTACTACCTTCTGGCCCTCTGGCTGCGCCTCTTTGGGGATAGTTACGTTGTTGGAAGACTACTCTCGGTTTTTCTGGGCCTGCTGGCGGTTTTGGTTGCCTACTTTGTCGGCAGAGAGCTTCACGACTGGAAAACTGGAGTCCTCTTTTCGGCGGTCGTGGTTATGGATCCCATAATGGTTCACATGAACGGCCTCGTGTTTCATGAAACTACAATTGAGCTTTTTACCCTGCTTTCCTTGTACCACTTCGTCAGGTACGTGAAGCTCAGGAACAGGAAAGACGCCCTCTGGTCGCTTTTTTGGACTGGAGTTGGCAGTACGTCGAAGTTCACGATAATCCCTTATGCTGTGGCCCTATACGTTGTCCTGGTACTTCTCGTCGACCTGGAAACCGAATCTTACCTTGAGCGCCTGGGCAGGCTTCTGCTCAACAGGGTTCAGGTTTTTCTGGTTCTCGCCGCCTACGGCATCATGTCCCTTCTAATTGTGGACACGATACTGATTTACCCCTCCGATGGACTGAGACGCCTCTTTATCTTACCAGGCGTTCACAGGATAGGACTCGTCGGGCACATCATCTCCGCTGGAATTTTCTTGATAATCTGGGGCTTCCTGACTCTCTATGTCTTCAGGGTTTCCTATCTCCGAAAACTGGTACGCTCACTTCATTTAGTCCTTAAAAACCTCAAAACAGCCCTTCAGTATCTCCTGGTATTCCTGCTTCCGAAAGTCCTGATAGAAGGTGCTCTCGGGCTGGGTGTAAGCAGGGACTACCTCAACCAGACATATCTGGCTCAGAGTTCCAGGTACGCTCCCCTAGCAGGGGTTTTTGACCTTCTCGCAAATCTCTTTGAGAAATTTGGGGCTGAAAAACCTGATTTCGTTGTTTTTTATCTTCCGCTTATCTTTATGTTCACCCTCCTCCTCTTTTACTTCAGCCGCGGGGAGAAGCTTAGGGAGCCGTCTGTCATGGGGCCCCTTTTCATAACGTCTTTCGTTACGTACCTTCTACTGTTCCCAATCATTCCAAACATGAGGTTCCTCTATCCGATGGTTCTAACTGCCTATCTGGCGTTTTTTGAGTCGATCTTGGAAAGACTGGAGGGAAGAAAGCTCGTGGCCTTGGTCTTTGCGGCCGTCTTGGTTTTTGGGGCGGCCGATTATGGGATGGTTTGCAGTTACCGGGAGGGAAAACTTCTCATTCCCTGGGCAGGCCACAGCAAAGACCTCCGAGATGACCTGAGCATGTACATCGGGGGAATGAACCTCACCGGAACTTTTCTCTCCGTCAACCCCTTTAACGCCTATTACCTAAACCTCAGGATTGACCCCTATTACCTCGATACGTTTGGGATAGTGTATATGGGGAACTCCAGCCGGCTCTGGGAGGCCATAAACGAAAGCGACTATTTGCTCTTCAGCACTTGGATGTACGCCATCGGCAGGGAGTCAAAGGTCTTTGAGGAGACCTTTGGGAAACTTAAGGAACACGCCGTTGTTAACGGATCCCTTCTTTACGCCGAGAGCTACGGCAAGGGAGACGTCATAGAGCTCTTCAGGAACTCCGAAAATCGGTCCCATGCAGTCGGCTTCTCGTCTTTCTCCGGAAAGCTTCAGTTATGGGTGAACGGTAGTGAAGTGGCATACATTTACCCCTCAATCGGCAACGTGAGCTACACTTGGAGAACCGTTGTTGAGAGGAAGCCCAGCGGGGGGTACGAACTTGTCTATTATTCAAGTGATGGAGACTCGATCATAGGCCATTTAAAGTTGGATGAGGATTCTCTAACTCTGTCTTTTCCGGTTGAGGTGAACCTGACGGTTGAGTTCAAAGAGAGAGTCGTGTTCCTCCGGGACGGGAAGCTCGTCAAAAATGGAACTCCCGGCGACTTTACGGCGTTTTATTCGGGGGGGAGCTTTTCAGTTGAGAGCAATGGAACCGTGAAGAGGATAACCCCCTCCGGGATAACTGTACAGTGCATCGGGGTTAGGATAAAGGGATGATAAAAATCAGCCGGAGTTAAGATTTGAAGATACTTCGCTCCTTATTTTTTCGTTTAAATTACTGTCGGCACGGGATAAAGAATCGGCGAGCTTTTCGTGCTCACTTTTAATTATTCTTATGTAATGAAAGCCCCAAACAATGATAATCAGAACCAGCGCCACCATAAGCAGGTACTCAACAGCCCCTTGGGCCCTTAGTCTGCCCATAGCCTTACCTCCCGCAAGAAGAAAGAAATAGCAGAAATCATGAACTAAGAGCCTCGCTAAGCTCGCTGTTCACTGCGTTGTTTATCTGTTGCTGACCCTGCTGGATTGTCTCACCGGTGCTCTTTCCAGAGCTCTTTAGGTACTTGATAGCAATGGCAACGATGATAAGCGCTGCCGCAATCATAAACAGGTACTCGATTGCACCCTGGGCCTTCCTCATCATTCACATCACCTCCGGGAGGTCTTGTCAAAGTATTTAGCTTGAAATCCTTTAAATAGGTTTCTCCATAATTTTGCCGGATCTCCTAAGCAAAATTGGGGAAAATTTGGAAGCCTTAACGGCACTGTAAATGTATTGAATACATCACAAAATAACCCTGCCAACATTGAAATTAATACAAATCGAATTTGAAGGGATGCATTCCCCGTTGTTTTACTACTGTATTTTAACGGACAGAAAAGCCTGAAGAGGAAGGGTTTATATATTTTATGCCCATACATAGCTCCTGGGGAGGAGCATGCGGCTGTTCCACGTCTCCTGTGAGTCAGCAAGCGTTGAGGACTGCATTGAGGAGTTCACTTCGAGAATAGATAAAGTTCTATCCGGTTCTGGATGTTACATAAAATCAGCCGAGCTTAACCTAACGTTCGGTGCATTTATGCACCTTTCCGCTGGGCTCCTGGTTGACCCATCGACCCCCGGTGGTAGGGTCGTGGCGAAGTACTCCACGGGAAGGAGCAGGGAAAAGGCCATTGAAGGTGTTCTCGCGGAGATAAATCCGCTCATAGAAAACGCCGAGGTCGTTGCCTTTAAGTTCGGGACGTACACAACACCAGTAACGAGGCGAACCTATGCGGTGGGTGTCGTTGCCTACAATCTTCCCATGAAGCCCGCGACCCAGATAAGCGATACGGCCGACAGGAGAAAACTTCTGGCCCACGTGCTCTCGCTTTTTGAATACAACCCCAAAGTCCTCAACATATCTGAACTCGCAAGGGTCTTTGGCGTTTCGAGGGATACGATTTACTACGACATCCAGCAGATACTGAAGGAGAAAAAGTAATCACTTGACGAAGAAGGGCACCGGAGTGGCTGTAAGCACGAAGATTATCAGGGCAAGAATTGCCAGGCCCTTTCTGCTCCACGAAATCGGGCTTACTTCATCCAGCGCCCCCGGGTTCCCGGCGCTGCCCATGAAGAGCACTAGCAGTCCCCAGATCATCCACCCGGTCCAGAGGTAGCTCATAAGTATGAGGGTCAGTCCTATCCCCATTGTGAAGTACCGGTGAAGTCTCTCGTTCATAAATGCCCTTGCTATGTGCCCCCCGTCGAGCTGTGCCGCTGGGATGAGGTTCAAGAAAGTGACGAGAATTCCCACCCAGCCCGCTATGGCGACCGGATGGAGAAACACCACGTAATCGTTGCCGGCGATCTTTCCATCCAGTATGGCCCTCTCGAGAATCGTGAAGAAGAGGTTCGTGCCGAGGTAGAGGCCTTTGCCTGAGCTTGGTACTAGAGAAGCCGGAACAACCTGCGAAAGCCGGAGCCCGATGATGGTAACTGGAATCGCTACCAGAATGCCTGCGAGGGGTCCGCTGACCCCGAGATCGATGGCGGCGTTTCTAGTTGGGATCGGGGACTTTACCCTTATCACTGCCCCGAGCGTGCCGAGCAGATTGGGAAACGGGATGAAGTAGGGGAAGGTCGCCTTAACGTTGTGCATTGTGGCGGCTATCTTGTGGCCCATCTCGTGGGTGCCTAGAATCGCCAGAACGCTCAGGGAGAAGGCAACGGCTATGAGGTAGGGATTCCTGTAGCCGGGTAAACCAAACTGATCGAGCGTCGCTATGTAATTAATGGCAAGGCCGTAACCCGCCCAGAGCGTGGAGATAAGAGTGAGAATGAAGAGCGCTATCCCTATCTTAGGATTGTCCTGTTTGATCTCGCCGGCCGGAAAGACGTACAGAACGATCTCTCCCCCTGCCCTCTTCAGTGCTGCCCAGTAACCGTTAGCTTCAAACTCCCTGAGAACGGCCTCAAAGTCCCGCTCGAGTATCTCACTAACCCTGAAGATGTATACCTCTCCACGCTTTTCAACGAACTCCGCCCGGTAGAACCTCGATACAAGCTCCTCAACCCCGGGGAGAACTTGGATCTCAACTCCCGGTTCTTCGGCTTCAATGCTGAACCCCACCAGAACCATGTCTCCGCCGCATTGGGGGCACGCTCCCTCGAGGATGGGCTCGTTTGACTCGATTATCTCTCTGTGACCGCAGTTAACACACTCGTAAATTCCCTTTGGCATGCTCTCCCCCGATAAAAGAGGGAACGAAGGGTTAAAAATCTACCCGTCGAGAACTTCGACCTCCCCTTCATCGGCGTTGATCCTCACCCTCTGGCCAGTTTTGAGCTTGGACACGTCTATTCCTTGGACCATTGGAATCCCTGCTATTATGGCCCCGGTTGCGACAATCGTCTCGGCTTCACCGACGATTATTGCCTTTGGAGCCTTCCCGTTCTTCTTAAGGGCGTAGATTACGTAGGAGCCAACCGTTGAACCCTTCCCGCGTGGGAAGGCGAGGATTTTGCCCGCTATGCTCTGGCCTCTTATGTCGCTCTCCGCGTCGGTGACGATTCCGGTCTCGGGGTCAACCCCGCCGAGGAAGGAGAGTGGTTTTTTCGAGACTATCAGCTCTCCCTCTGCCTTCCCGCCGACGACCTTTCTTCCCCTCAGCTTCATCCTACCACCTCACGGGGCTTCTTTTATGAGCCTCTCTGCATCGTCGAGCCTGACCTTAAAGCCAAAGGAGCGGAAGTAGAAGGCACTCTTTCCGCTGTTGGTGGCGATGCCGTTGTACCAGCCCTTAATCGGCGACACGACGAAGCAGGAATCCGCTATAATCCGCCCGTTATAGCGCTCTATGATCTCCGTGTAACCGAGTGAGTCGGCTAAAGCCTTTACAGCCCTGCTCGCAGTGATGAAGAGCGGTATTTTTAGCGGCTTTCCGCGCATGGTGAGGAGCTCAGCGACCTCTTTAATCTCTCTCAAGGAAGCGTGAGGACAGCCGATGAGTATCATGTCAATCTCGCTCCAGTCGTCTGAGAATTCCTCCCTCACTGCCCTGAGGTCGGCATCTTCAACGGCAATCTCTTCCACCTTGTCAACAACTGCGGTTCTGTATTCGGGGGTCTCGCCCTCGACGTGGTAGAGCGCTATTGAACCGGTTGCCGCCATTGAAGCCCCGAGTTCTTTGAGGTAATCGACGCTTTCCGGTTTGAGGTTGGTTATGTAGGGCACATCGTTTCCAAGAACCCGACCGAGATGGTAGCCGAGGGTGGAGTAATCGACGAAAGTCTTAAGTCTTGCCTCAACCTTCACAAGGACGGTTGCCTTCCTGTTTTCATCGAGATGAAGGCCGTAGTTGGGAGTTTTCCCGATTATGGCTGAGGCCAAACTCGATGGGCCGCCCTCCCTGTTCGTCCTCGCGCCTAGGATGGAGTTTGCAAAGCTTACGGCGGAGCTCTCGCTCCAGGCCAGGTGATCGCCGAACTTCGGCAGGTTCGCTCCATAGTAAGGCGTGCAGGTTGATGTCACCTCAACTCCCATTTTCCTGTAAATCTCGAGCACTTCACGCTGCTTCTCCATAAACTCTTCGTCTCCTATTCCGGCCGGATTTAAAGTTGTGTAGACGCTAACCTTTGCCCCTGCCTCCAGAAAGTCCCTCAGGAATTCAACGCCGGCTTCGCCGAGGTTCTTGTATGAGACCCCCGCTATCTGGGCACTCTTGATCGGGATTAGCCTGTCCGCCCCATAGATCTCTCCGAGGGCTACGAGGATCTCCATGGCTTTCTGGAGGGCGTAGCCGTACTCACCGGCCAAAACGAGCTCCTCTTCCTTCGTCAGGTACATCGGACCCACCGTCCCGATTAGCGCTCAGGGAATATAAACCCAGCCCGAAAGATTTATAAACCTCCTCCCTTTCACTAACTAATGGGTCAAGCAGCGGGGTGGGGCAGCTAGGAGTGCCCGCCGGGCTCATAACCCGGAGGTCGGAGGTTCAAATCCTCCCCCCGCTACCAAACTGCCGTTTTCTCCAATTCTAATCTCTCAGCGCTTTCTTTTGCCCCAGCTGATCTTTGCAGTCAGTACTTTCTCACTGGAGAAGATTCTTGCCGTCAGGTAGAGAGTCACGAGGGCGATGGCTCCTAAGTAGGCAACACTGAAGAGCATTGGGGAGTATTCGCCTGTCACAGCGTACCTGTAGCCGACTATCGGGTGTGTGAACGGTATTGCCAGAAGGATGTAGCGGGCAACTGGGGGCAGCTGGGTTAGGTCGATGAACATCAGCAGGAACGCCGGGAAAGCGAGGGGCAGTATAACCGAGCTGACGACGGTGTTGGCGCTCTGCACGTCTTCGGCGAAGACAGCTAAGAGCATCGACAAGCTCAGCGAAAAGGCTATGGTCAGGAAGACCACGACGCCGAAGAGGGCCAGTCCCGAGGGCGTTACCGACAGGCCGAGCTCGCTCAGCGAGACCCCCGTCTGGGTTCCAAAGCTTGCCATATACTGCTTGAGGCCAACCATGTAAGCTAATGCAGCTATGACGCCCATCACGGCCGTTCCCGTTATCTTTGAGGCAACTATCGTGGTTCTCCTCACCGGAAGAGTCAGGAGCGTTTCAAGGGTCTTATTTTCCTTCTCGGCCGCCACCGTTCCGGCCGCCATCTGCGACGTGATCATGACCATTAGGAAGACTATGAGGGGCAGTCCGTAGGATTGGGAAGCTAAGACCTGTGAAATAACCGTTGGAGAGACGTTAACTATCCTGCCCATGAAGTACGATCTGCTCTCCGCCCGGATAGGATGGAGTATCGCCTCAGGATTCCCCGCACCGAGGGACTTGACCTTCAACCTTGCTATCTCCTCCGAGAGAACGGCTATAACCGCGTTGATTCTGCCCTCGCTCACGCTCTCCCTCATCCCAGAGCTCAACCCTTTGAAAACGCCGTATATCTCAACGGTCGCGATCCTGTCGGATTCTATACTCCCGCTGAAGTTATGCGGAATCACTACCAGGACGTTTTGATTTTCCTGAAGTGCTCGCTTTAGGGCTTCTTCTACGGATGGGGCTGTGATAACGGTTACACTCACGTTAGGGCTCGCGTTGAGGGCTTTTATGAGAAGCTCTCCGTACTTTCCGTCGTCGAAGTTAACTATCGCAACGTGCGTTTCCTTCGTCGCGCTCTCGAAGCCGAACTGCATCATCTTGCCGAGGGCTGGATAGACGATGAGGGGGACAATTATGAGGCCAAATATCAGTTTTTTGTCCCTCATGAGGTTCTTTATCTCCTTCTTTGCCAGAACAAGGAAATCGCTCACGAGCCCTCACCCCCAACTGGCTCGGGAATACTAACCCCGATGGCCCTCATGAAGACCTCCTCGAGGTTCTCGGCCTCGTATTTGGCTTTCAGCTCCCCCGGCGTTCCGATCTCGACGATTCTTCCATCGGCAATCATGGCAACGCGGTCGCAGAGAAACTCAACCTCTAACATGTTGTGGCTCGAAATCAGGAACGTTGTCCCTTCGCTCCTCGCGAAGCGCCTTATCGTTTTTCTAATCTCGTAGGCGTTCACTATGTCGAGTCCGCTTGCCGGCTCGTCAAGAATGGCAAGCCTTGGCTTCACCATGAGGGCCCTCGCAATGAGAAGCTTGCGCGTCATTCCCTTGGAATACGTTGAGACCTTGTCGTCGAGCCTCTCCCCAAGGCCGGCGAGCTCAACGCCGAGCTGGAGCATCTTTCTGGCCTTTTGCTCGTCTTTGGCGTAAAGCCTCGCCATGAACTCCAGGTACTCCCTTCCGGTTAGGTTTTTGTAGGCTCCCGCCTCCTCGGGAAGGTAGCTGATCAGGGCCCTAACTTTGTCAGCTTCCGTAACAACATCATGGCCTGCTATCCTCGCCGTTCCTTTGGTTGGCCTCAGCAGGGTGGCGAGGATTTTGAGGGTCGTGCTCTTTCCAGCCCCGTTCGGCCCGATGAGACCGAATACCTCTCCTTCCCTGACGGAGAAGCTTATCCCCTTCAGCGCTTTGACCTTGCCATAATCCTTCTCAAGGTTCTCAACCTCAACGAGCATCCTCACGCCCCCCGATTTTGTAAACGAAAAGTCCAAGGGTGGTGAGAACAACGCCAAACGCGAAAAGCTCCGTTATTCTTGCGTATCCCCCCACAAAAGCTATGCCGAGACCAGTAGCCACTCCGAGCCAGCCGTTAAGTTCATGTCTGTTTTTGAATCGGTGCCCCAGCCCCACGAAGAGTGCACCCACCATTATGAGGCTGACCTCGATGAGAAGCAGTGGCGTGTTTATCCCCTTAGAGACCTCTCCGCTCGGGAGCTTCATGCATGCGAGCCTTTCAACGGGCGGTCTGGCTATCCCTAGGGCTATGCCGAGGAAATACAGTGCGAAGCCCGCAACCTTCCTACCGTTCACCTCAATCACCCTCGTAGATGAACACGTCTTCAATTTTAAGGCCGAAGAACCGGGCAATCTTGAAAGCCAGCCTTAGGGAGGGGTCGTACTTCCCTTTTTCAATCGCAATAATCGTCTGCCTCGTAACTCCCAAGGCTTTTGCGAGCTCCTCCTGTGTGAGCCCTTTCGCCTCCCTGAGCTCGCGCAGGCGGTTCTTCATCTCTACATCCTCCGGGAATAATAGTTGATGAGTCCCCAGTGGAGGAGTAGCAGAATCGCCAAGAGGCCGGAGGTTAGCTTAAAGGCGGGCCTGAGCTCGG
Encoded proteins:
- a CDS encoding glycosyltransferase family 39 protein → MKAETKKILSLSVLILYYLLTRLWNMSGTMNEYFDYDEGTYLMIARLINHGVLPYRDVFAVHPPLYYYLLALWLRLFGDSYVVGRLLSVFLGLLAVLVAYFVGRELHDWKTGVLFSAVVVMDPIMVHMNGLVFHETTIELFTLLSLYHFVRYVKLRNRKDALWSLFWTGVGSTSKFTIIPYAVALYVVLVLLVDLETESYLERLGRLLLNRVQVFLVLAAYGIMSLLIVDTILIYPSDGLRRLFILPGVHRIGLVGHIISAGIFLIIWGFLTLYVFRVSYLRKLVRSLHLVLKNLKTALQYLLVFLLPKVLIEGALGLGVSRDYLNQTYLAQSSRYAPLAGVFDLLANLFEKFGAEKPDFVVFYLPLIFMFTLLLFYFSRGEKLREPSVMGPLFITSFVTYLLLFPIIPNMRFLYPMVLTAYLAFFESILERLEGRKLVALVFAAVLVFGAADYGMVCSYREGKLLIPWAGHSKDLRDDLSMYIGGMNLTGTFLSVNPFNAYYLNLRIDPYYLDTFGIVYMGNSSRLWEAINESDYLLFSTWMYAIGRESKVFEETFGKLKEHAVVNGSLLYAESYGKGDVIELFRNSENRSHAVGFSSFSGKLQLWVNGSEVAYIYPSIGNVSYTWRTVVERKPSGGYELVYYSSDGDSIIGHLKLDEDSLTLSFPVEVNLTVEFKERVVFLRDGKLVKNGTPGDFTAFYSGGSFSVESNGTVKRITPSGITVQCIGVRIKG
- a CDS encoding class III signal peptide-containing protein, which gives rise to MMRKAQGAIEYLFMIAAALIIVAIAIKYLKSSGKSTGETIQQGQQQINNAVNSELSEALSS
- the cyaB gene encoding class IV adenylate cyclase codes for the protein MEIEVKFRVNFEEAKKKLEVLGARLLRTEEQEDLYFSLPPNELLRIRRIRNLGKTYLTHKLIVDPGRNEEFDEIEVEVSGFEEMRKILRRLGLQEDVLIRKHRLVYRLGDVTFELNRVEGIGEFLDIEVISENPKEAREKIWESARKLGLDENDVEPRLYTELMKEKNG
- a CDS encoding DUF6541 family protein, coding for MIHWAVYTYPTDNVDNFFHATKIEYMLRYDTTYPKVVPIFNILTYPAGYHSLASFIMLLSGERVIPKVMLELRLWEWVFLAMGLYALSYTWFGKKVANYTLLTMLGVNILHYYLLVYIAPNFLGFYFFAVLLAIFVEVYKRPDKRKYPLLVLTSVGAILVHPYSYQNYVFVAAVYLGLKLLFDGLSTRNLTSFLKQAITFFAVPLFVHAIVDPYFWFPSLVHIKIEYPWASYIGVALSKLSLFHGKGSRDTWWYFELFTKWATVRNDNYLGTIFTFLGGVFLLYKREYRRKGASLVVFSAFVLLLILDRLTVNVSVPFYSTAAIERMFLWLVPVLPVFAGTGLLWFRELVFGLPVREVSKKLFYLSVVGAFFLTPALGTAYDLLSAEANFYVRADNLDDFHWISTHFPNVTILNSCTLDSAQWMPFFEPSSGVKVMFNSRIKRCRIGNITPSIFLERLLNESAVLPGYIAYIDTNAPSLNPLELFQEYKLLKTNGNNWVFDLSSKDTSTNERKAAAALRVCSDLIPGNTERYGRYFVYGFGKKYFGIRRMYLEGLDYAWIKGRKGVIGFAPCREYGGFVIDLYSPQSQSLNVTVNGKLVGEFKLDAGENRLNIPAELQKDRVVFLSMSSEKGPLFVRFIKLLPRS
- a CDS encoding DUF126 domain-containing protein is translated as MKLRGRKVVGGKAEGELIVSKKPLSFLGGVDPETGIVTDAESDIRGQSIAGKILAFPRGKGSTVGSYVIYALKKNGKAPKAIIVGEAETIVATGAIIAGIPMVQGIDVSKLKTGQRVRINADEGEVEVLDG
- a CDS encoding class III signal peptide-containing protein — translated: MGRLRAQGAVEYLLMVALVLIIIVWGFHYIRIIKSEHEKLADSLSRADSNLNEKIRSEVSSNLNSG
- a CDS encoding site-2 protease family protein codes for the protein MPKGIYECVNCGHREIIESNEPILEGACPQCGGDMVLVGFSIEAEEPGVEIQVLPGVEELVSRFYRAEFVEKRGEVYIFRVSEILERDFEAVLREFEANGYWAALKRAGGEIVLYVFPAGEIKQDNPKIGIALFILTLISTLWAGYGLAINYIATLDQFGLPGYRNPYLIAVAFSLSVLAILGTHEMGHKIAATMHNVKATFPYFIPFPNLLGTLGAVIRVKSPIPTRNAAIDLGVSGPLAGILVAIPVTIIGLRLSQVVPASLVPSSGKGLYLGTNLFFTILERAILDGKIAGNDYVVFLHPVAIAGWVGILVTFLNLIPAAQLDGGHIARAFMNERLHRYFTMGIGLTLILMSYLWTGWMIWGLLVLFMGSAGNPGALDEVSPISWSRKGLAILALIIFVLTATPVPFFVK
- a CDS encoding HTH domain-containing protein, whose translation is MRLFHVSCESASVEDCIEEFTSRIDKVLSGSGCYIKSAELNLTFGAFMHLSAGLLVDPSTPGGRVVAKYSTGRSREKAIEGVLAEINPLIENAEVVAFKFGTYTTPVTRRTYAVGVVAYNLPMKPATQISDTADRRKLLAHVLSLFEYNPKVLNISELARVFGVSRDTIYYDIQQILKEKK